One window of the Streptomyces asoensis genome contains the following:
- a CDS encoding helix-turn-helix transcriptional regulator gives MAADAAGTVEIRGALARLRRTTGLPVAFGGLVEPGRQRMRISEFSGAAGLALRGLAVTSGNGLGGKAVALARPCAVTDYSLSRQISHEYDAAVAEEGLRSVLAIPVVVRRRVRGVLYGALRTAQPLGDRTLTAAVQAARDVEQALVVGDEARDLLTAARPGAASAGPGPDTGAGAGWEQVREAHTALRALAPRIADPALRAELLEVCGLLTSRPPERSAGQPVVLAPRELDVLACVAAGATNAAAAERLGLRPETVKGYLRSAMRRLGARTRGEAVVAARRAGLLP, from the coding sequence GTGGCGGCAGACGCGGCCGGAACGGTGGAGATTCGCGGTGCGCTGGCGCGGCTGCGGCGGACGACGGGGCTGCCGGTCGCCTTCGGCGGTCTGGTGGAGCCGGGGCGGCAGCGGATGCGGATCAGCGAGTTCAGCGGCGCGGCCGGTCTCGCGCTGCGCGGACTGGCGGTGACCTCCGGAAACGGTCTCGGCGGCAAGGCGGTGGCGCTGGCCCGCCCGTGCGCGGTGACCGACTACTCGCTCTCCCGGCAGATCAGTCACGAGTACGACGCGGCCGTCGCCGAGGAGGGCCTGCGTTCGGTGCTGGCGATCCCGGTTGTCGTACGGCGCCGGGTGCGCGGGGTGCTGTACGGCGCCCTGCGCACGGCCCAGCCGCTCGGTGACCGCACGCTGACCGCGGCCGTGCAGGCGGCGCGGGACGTGGAGCAGGCGCTGGTGGTCGGGGACGAGGCGCGCGACCTGCTGACGGCGGCCCGGCCGGGCGCCGCGAGCGCGGGGCCCGGACCGGACACCGGTGCGGGGGCCGGCTGGGAGCAGGTGCGCGAGGCGCACACGGCCCTGCGCGCCCTGGCCCCGCGGATCGCCGATCCGGCCCTGCGCGCCGAGCTCCTCGAGGTCTGCGGGCTGCTGACCTCGAGGCCGCCGGAGCGGTCGGCGGGGCAGCCGGTCGTCCTGGCCCCGCGTGAGCTGGACGTGCTGGCGTGCGTGGCGGCGGGGGCGACGAACGCGGCGGCCGCCGAGCGGCTGGGACTGCGCCCGGAGACGGTCAAGGGCTATCTGAGGTCGGCGATGCGCAGGCTGGGCGCGCGCACCCGGGGAGAGGCGGTGGTCGCGGCCCGGAGGGCGGGCCTGCTGCCCTGA
- a CDS encoding AMP-binding protein — translation MTTATATARFRTARDFLLEHREDYTTAYERFEWPRPERFNWALDWFDVIADGNGRTALHIVEEDGSETRLSFAELSERSDRVANWLRGRGVGAEDRILVMLGNQAELWETALAAMKLRAVVVPATPLLGPADLTDRVERGRIRHVLVRTEDTGKFDEVPGDYRRIAVGGAPEGWQRFEDAYTAPAGFTPDGPTLADDPLMLYFTSGTTARPKLVEHTHTSYPIGHLSTMYWIGLRPGDVHLNISSPGWAKHAWSNLFAPWNAEATVFIHNYTRFDPARLMTEMDRAGVTTFCAPPTVWRMLIQADLTQLRTPPREAVAAGEPLNPEVIEQVRRAWGVTVRDGFGQTETAVQIANSPGQELKTGSMGRPGPGYRVELLDPVSGAPGAEEGEIALDLAARPVGLMTGYHGDADLTAEAMAGGYYRTGDIGSRDENGYITYVGRADDVFKASDYKISPFELESALLEHEAVAEAAVVPAPDELRLAVPKAYVVLAEGWEPGPDTAKVLFEHSREVLAPYKRVRRLEFAPLPKTVSGKIRRIELREATEAGSPDEYREEDFR, via the coding sequence ATGACGACGGCGACGGCGACGGCGCGTTTCCGCACAGCCCGCGACTTCCTGCTGGAACACCGCGAGGACTACACAACCGCTTACGAGCGTTTCGAGTGGCCCCGCCCGGAGCGCTTCAACTGGGCTCTCGACTGGTTCGACGTCATCGCCGACGGCAACGGGCGCACGGCCCTGCACATCGTGGAAGAAGACGGTTCCGAAACCCGTCTCAGCTTCGCCGAACTGTCGGAGCGCTCCGACCGGGTCGCGAACTGGCTGCGCGGGCGCGGCGTCGGCGCCGAGGACCGGATCCTCGTCATGCTCGGCAATCAGGCCGAACTCTGGGAGACCGCGCTGGCCGCGATGAAGCTGCGCGCCGTCGTCGTCCCGGCCACTCCGCTGCTCGGCCCCGCCGACCTCACCGACCGCGTGGAACGCGGCCGCATCCGGCACGTCCTCGTCCGCACCGAGGACACCGGCAAGTTCGACGAGGTCCCCGGCGACTACCGGCGCATCGCGGTCGGCGGCGCACCCGAGGGCTGGCAGCGGTTCGAGGACGCCTACACCGCCCCGGCCGGCTTCACGCCCGACGGCCCCACCCTCGCCGACGACCCGCTGATGCTCTACTTCACCTCCGGTACGACCGCCCGACCCAAGCTGGTGGAGCACACCCACACCTCGTATCCGATCGGACATCTGTCGACGATGTACTGGATCGGGCTCCGGCCCGGCGACGTGCACCTCAACATCTCCTCGCCCGGCTGGGCCAAGCACGCCTGGTCCAACCTCTTCGCCCCGTGGAACGCCGAAGCAACCGTTTTCATCCACAACTACACCCGCTTCGACCCGGCCCGGCTGATGACCGAGATGGACCGGGCGGGGGTGACGACGTTCTGCGCCCCGCCCACCGTCTGGCGCATGCTCATCCAGGCCGACCTCACCCAGCTGCGCACCCCGCCCCGCGAGGCGGTGGCCGCGGGCGAGCCGCTCAATCCCGAGGTCATCGAGCAGGTGCGGCGCGCCTGGGGGGTGACCGTCCGGGACGGCTTCGGGCAGACCGAGACGGCCGTGCAGATCGCCAACAGCCCCGGACAGGAACTGAAGACCGGCTCGATGGGCCGGCCGGGCCCCGGCTACCGGGTGGAGCTCCTCGACCCGGTGTCGGGCGCGCCGGGTGCGGAGGAGGGCGAGATCGCGCTGGACCTGGCGGCCCGGCCGGTCGGCCTGATGACCGGTTACCACGGCGACGCCGACCTCACGGCGGAGGCGATGGCCGGCGGCTACTACCGCACCGGCGACATCGGCAGCCGCGACGAGAACGGTTACATCACCTACGTCGGCCGGGCCGACGACGTCTTCAAGGCCTCCGACTACAAGATCAGCCCCTTCGAGCTGGAGAGCGCGCTGCTGGAGCACGAGGCGGTCGCCGAGGCCGCCGTCGTCCCCGCCCCGGACGAGCTGCGCCTCGCCGTGCCCAAGGCGTACGTCGTGCTCGCCGAGGGCTGGGAGCCGGGCCCCGACACCGCGAAGGTGCTCTTCGAGCACTCCCGCGAGGTCCTCGCCCCCTACAAGCGCGTCCGCCGCCTGGAGTTCGCCCCGCTGCCCAAGACGGTGAGCGGCAAGATCCGCCGGATCGAGCTGCGGGAGGCGACCGAGGCGGGCTCGCCGGACGAGTACCGCGAGGAGGACTTCCGGTGA
- a CDS encoding AMP-binding protein, with translation MSETSYAHGTSATALLGDTIGADLDRTAERWPDREALVDVVSGRRWTYRRFVEDVDRLAYALLASGVAKGDRVGIWAVNCAEWVFVQYATARIGAIMVNINPAYRTHEVEYVLRQAGISVLFASLSHRTSDYRAMVEQVRGRCPQLRETVYIGDPSWEALLRRGTPDLYEDFRTRRNELSCDDPINIQYTSGTTGFPKGATLSHHNILNNGYFVGESIAYSEQDRICIPVPFYHCFGMVMGNLAATSHGACIVVPAPSFDPKATLEAVQQERCTSLYGVPTMFIAELNLPDFATYDLSSLRTGIMAGSPCPVEVMKRVVAEMNMAEVSICYGMTETSPVSTQTRREDDLEHRTGTVGRVLPHIEVKVVDPVDGVTRPRGVAGELCTRGYSVMLGYWNEPEKTAESIDAGRWMHTGDLAVMREDGYVEIVGRIKDMIIRGGENIYPREIEEFLYGHPRIRDVQVVGVPHEKYGEEVLACVIPADAADPLSLEELRAYCEGRLAHYKIPSRLRIMEAFPMTVSGKVRKIELREGYAL, from the coding sequence GTGAGCGAGACGTCGTACGCGCACGGGACGAGCGCGACCGCGCTGCTCGGGGACACCATCGGCGCCGACCTGGACCGGACCGCGGAGCGCTGGCCGGACCGCGAGGCGCTGGTCGACGTGGTGTCCGGGCGGCGCTGGACGTACCGCCGATTCGTCGAGGACGTCGACCGGCTGGCGTACGCGCTGCTCGCGAGCGGGGTCGCCAAGGGCGACCGGGTGGGCATCTGGGCGGTCAACTGCGCCGAGTGGGTGTTCGTCCAGTACGCCACCGCCCGCATCGGCGCGATCATGGTGAACATCAACCCGGCGTACCGCACGCACGAGGTCGAGTACGTCCTCCGACAGGCCGGGATCTCCGTGCTCTTCGCCTCGCTCAGCCACCGGACGAGCGACTACCGCGCGATGGTCGAGCAGGTGCGCGGCAGATGCCCGCAACTTCGAGAGACCGTTTACATCGGGGATCCGAGCTGGGAAGCCTTGCTGCGGCGCGGAACGCCCGACCTTTACGAGGACTTCCGCACCCGCAGAAACGAGTTGTCCTGCGACGACCCCATCAACATCCAGTACACCTCGGGTACGACGGGCTTCCCCAAGGGGGCCACCCTCTCCCACCACAACATTCTCAACAACGGTTACTTCGTGGGTGAGTCGATCGCCTACAGCGAGCAGGACCGGATCTGTATCCCGGTGCCCTTCTATCACTGTTTCGGCATGGTGATGGGAAACCTGGCGGCCACCTCGCACGGCGCCTGCATCGTCGTCCCGGCCCCGTCCTTCGACCCGAAGGCCACGCTGGAGGCGGTCCAGCAGGAGCGGTGCACCTCCCTGTACGGCGTCCCGACCATGTTCATCGCGGAGTTGAACCTGCCGGACTTCGCGACCTACGACCTCTCCTCCCTGCGCACCGGCATCATGGCGGGCTCGCCCTGCCCGGTCGAGGTGATGAAACGGGTGGTCGCCGAGATGAACATGGCGGAGGTGTCGATCTGTTACGGCATGACCGAGACCTCGCCCGTCTCCACCCAGACCCGCCGCGAGGACGATCTGGAGCACCGCACCGGCACCGTGGGCAGGGTTCTGCCGCACATCGAGGTGAAGGTCGTGGACCCGGTGGACGGCGTGACCCGGCCGCGCGGCGTCGCGGGCGAGCTGTGCACCCGTGGCTACAGCGTGATGCTCGGTTACTGGAACGAGCCCGAGAAGACCGCCGAGTCGATCGACGCCGGACGCTGGATGCACACCGGGGACCTGGCGGTGATGCGTGAAGACGGTTACGTCGAGATCGTCGGCCGGATCAAGGACATGATCATCCGGGGCGGGGAGAACATCTACCCGCGCGAGATCGAGGAGTTCCTCTACGGTCACCCGAGGATCCGGGACGTCCAGGTCGTCGGCGTCCCGCACGAGAAGTACGGCGAGGAGGTCCTCGCCTGTGTCATCCCGGCCGACGCGGCGGACCCGCTGTCACTGGAGGAGTTGCGCGCCTACTGCGAGGGCCGGCTGGCGCACTACAAGATCCCGAGCAGGCTGCGGATCATGGAGGCCTTCCCGATGACCGTCTCGGGGAAGGTACGCAAGATCGAGCTGCGTGAGGGGTACGCCCTTTAG
- the gcl gene encoding glyoxylate carboligase, whose translation MARMTAARAAVEILKREGVTSAFGVPGAAINPFYAALEASGGINHTLARHVEGASHMAEGYTRTHPGNIGVCVGTSGPAGTDMITGLYSAIGDSVPILCITGQAPTAVIHKEDFQAVDIASIAKPVTKTAVTVLEAAQVPGVFQQAFHLMRSGRPGPVLIDLPVDVQQTEIEFDVDTYEPLPVYKPVATRAQIAKALSMLNASERPLIVAGGGVITAEATELLVEFAELTGIPVVPTLMGWGAIPDDHELNAGMVGLQTSHRYGNATFLESDFVLGIGNRWANRHTGRLDVYTAGRTFVHVDVEPTQIGKIFAPDYGIASDAKAALELFVEAARESRAAGALPDRSAWAAAAQEKKATLQRRTHFDDIPIKPQRVYEEMNKVFGPETRYVTTIGLSQIAGAQMLHVYRPRHWINCGQAGPLGWTIPAALGVAKADPEAQVVALSGDYDFQFMIEELAVGAQHKIPYVHVLVNNSYLGLIRQAQRAFDIDFQVKLEFENINSPELGVYGVDHVKVAEGLGCKAIRVTDPAELGAAFEQAKKLAAEFRVPVVVEAILERVTNISMSVTNDIGNVVEFEELATEPGHAPTSIRTLKVRGRTPDAG comes from the coding sequence ATGGCTCGTATGACCGCTGCCCGCGCGGCAGTCGAGATCCTCAAGCGCGAGGGCGTCACCAGCGCGTTCGGTGTCCCCGGCGCGGCGATCAACCCCTTCTATGCGGCGCTCGAGGCCTCCGGCGGTATCAACCACACCCTCGCCCGTCATGTCGAGGGCGCGTCGCACATGGCCGAGGGCTACACCCGTACCCACCCGGGCAACATCGGTGTCTGCGTCGGTACCTCCGGCCCGGCCGGCACTGACATGATCACCGGGCTGTACTCCGCCATCGGCGACTCCGTCCCGATCCTGTGCATCACGGGTCAGGCCCCGACCGCCGTGATCCACAAGGAGGACTTCCAGGCCGTCGACATCGCCTCCATCGCCAAGCCGGTGACCAAGACGGCGGTCACCGTCCTGGAGGCGGCCCAGGTCCCCGGCGTCTTCCAGCAGGCCTTCCATCTCATGCGCTCCGGCAGGCCGGGCCCGGTCCTGATCGACCTGCCGGTCGACGTCCAGCAGACGGAGATCGAGTTCGACGTGGACACGTACGAACCGTTGCCCGTCTACAAGCCGGTCGCGACCCGTGCGCAGATCGCGAAGGCGCTCTCGATGCTGAACGCGTCCGAGCGGCCGCTGATCGTCGCGGGCGGCGGTGTCATCACGGCCGAAGCCACCGAACTCCTGGTGGAGTTCGCCGAGTTGACGGGTATTCCGGTCGTCCCGACGCTGATGGGCTGGGGTGCGATCCCCGACGACCACGAGCTGAACGCCGGCATGGTCGGCCTCCAGACCTCGCACCGCTACGGCAACGCGACGTTTCTGGAGTCCGATTTCGTCCTCGGTATCGGCAACCGCTGGGCCAATCGTCACACCGGTCGCCTCGACGTCTACACGGCCGGCCGCACCTTCGTCCACGTCGACGTCGAGCCCACCCAGATCGGCAAGATCTTCGCTCCGGACTACGGGATCGCCTCGGACGCGAAGGCGGCTCTGGAGCTCTTCGTCGAGGCGGCGAGGGAGTCGAGGGCGGCGGGCGCGCTTCCCGACCGTTCCGCGTGGGCGGCCGCCGCGCAGGAGAAGAAGGCGACTCTCCAGCGCCGTACGCACTTCGACGACATCCCGATCAAACCGCAGCGCGTCTACGAGGAGATGAACAAGGTCTTCGGCCCGGAGACCCGGTATGTCACCACCATCGGTCTCTCGCAGATCGCCGGCGCCCAGATGCTGCACGTCTACCGGCCGCGCCACTGGATCAACTGCGGCCAGGCGGGGCCCCTCGGCTGGACGATCCCGGCGGCGCTGGGCGTGGCGAAGGCCGACCCGGAGGCGCAGGTCGTCGCCCTCTCCGGGGACTACGACTTCCAGTTCATGATCGAGGAGCTGGCGGTCGGCGCGCAGCACAAGATCCCTTACGTCCATGTCCTCGTCAACAACTCCTACCTGGGGCTGATCCGGCAGGCGCAGCGGGCGTTCGACATCGACTTCCAGGTCAAGCTGGAGTTCGAGAACATCAACTCGCCCGAGCTGGGCGTGTACGGCGTCGATCATGTCAAGGTCGCCGAGGGCCTCGGCTGCAAGGCGATCCGGGTGACGGACCCCGCCGAGTTGGGGGCCGCTTTCGAGCAGGCCAAGAAGCTGGCCGCCGAGTTCCGGGTGCCGGTCGTCGTGGAGGCGATCCTGGAGCGCGTCACCAACATCTCGATGAGCGTCACCAACGACATCGGCAACGTGGTGGAGTTCGAGGAACTCGCCACCGAGCCGGGGCATGCGCCGACATCGATCAGGACGCTGAAGGTCCGAGGCCGAACGCCTGATGCCGGTTGA
- a CDS encoding TIGR04222 domain-containing membrane protein: protein MSGGTSVRLEPYEVALLRGGPRAAVTVAALALQLRGLVDAGRPGRIRATGASGATGATGASGATGASGALPAEDAGDGRPALDALPALPVLPEVLYASLQRPASIAELEARPDVRQALSGLRAGLVAAGMLRSLPPRRTRAARRALRALRGGHPLPAGRKGLSTDDVLMAVALYGESALSVLAARFALRAGLIARAEVADKGFHRRSPRGGGTGGVMYSCGGGGGGGSD from the coding sequence ATGAGCGGTGGTACGTCGGTCCGGCTGGAGCCGTACGAGGTCGCGCTGCTGCGGGGCGGTCCGCGGGCGGCGGTCACGGTGGCCGCGCTCGCCCTTCAACTGAGGGGGCTGGTCGACGCGGGCCGGCCGGGCAGGATCCGGGCGACCGGGGCGTCGGGGGCGACCGGGGCGACCGGGGCGTCGGGGGCGACCGGGGCGTCGGGGGCACTGCCGGCCGAGGACGCGGGAGACGGTCGGCCCGCTTTGGACGCCCTGCCTGCCCTGCCCGTCTTGCCCGAGGTGCTCTACGCGTCGCTTCAACGGCCTGCGAGCATCGCGGAGTTGGAGGCCCGGCCGGATGTACGTCAGGCACTGTCCGGGCTGCGGGCCGGGCTGGTGGCGGCCGGGATGCTGCGCTCCCTTCCGCCGCGCCGGACCCGCGCCGCTCGACGCGCTCTGCGCGCCCTGCGGGGCGGGCATCCCCTGCCGGCCGGCAGGAAAGGGCTGTCGACGGACGACGTCCTGATGGCGGTGGCCCTGTACGGCGAATCCGCCCTGAGTGTTCTGGCAGCGCGCTTCGCTCTGCGGGCAGGTCTGATCGCCCGGGCCGAGGTGGCGGACAAGGGGTTCCACCGACGCTCACCGCGGGGCGGCGGCACGGGCGGGGTGATGTACAGCTGCGGCGGTGGGGGCGGCGGCGGCTCGGACTGA
- a CDS encoding 2-hydroxy-3-oxopropionate reductase — MSNALPALPKIAWIGLGIMGSPMSENLVKAGYDVTGFTLEQDKLDRLTAAGGSAAGSIAEAVRDADVVITMVPASPQVEAIAYGPDGILENARSGALLIDMSSITPQTSIDLARAAKDKGIRVLDAPVSGGEAGAVEAVLSIMVGGEQADFDEAEPLFEALGRTIVLCGPHGSGQTVKAANQLIVAVNIQACAEAVVFLEKSGVDLKAALDVLGGGLAGSTVLARKKDNFLTRDFKPGFRIDLHHKDMGIVTDAARNVGAALPVGAVVAQLVASLRAQGDGGLDHSALLRAVERLSGARL, encoded by the coding sequence ATGAGCAACGCACTTCCCGCACTTCCCAAGATCGCCTGGATCGGCCTCGGCATCATGGGCTCGCCCATGTCCGAGAACCTCGTCAAGGCGGGATACGACGTCACCGGCTTCACCCTGGAGCAGGACAAGCTGGACCGGCTGACCGCCGCGGGCGGCAGCGCCGCGGGGTCCATCGCCGAGGCGGTGCGCGACGCCGACGTCGTGATCACCATGGTGCCCGCCTCACCGCAGGTCGAGGCCATCGCCTACGGCCCCGACGGCATCCTGGAGAACGCGCGGTCCGGGGCGCTTCTGATCGACATGTCCTCGATCACCCCGCAGACCTCGATCGACCTGGCCCGGGCGGCGAAGGACAAGGGCATCCGGGTGCTCGACGCCCCGGTGTCCGGGGGCGAGGCCGGTGCCGTGGAGGCCGTGCTGTCCATCATGGTCGGCGGCGAGCAGGCCGACTTCGACGAGGCGGAGCCCCTCTTCGAGGCGCTCGGCAGGACCATCGTGCTGTGCGGTCCGCACGGCTCGGGCCAGACCGTGAAGGCCGCCAACCAGCTGATCGTCGCCGTGAACATCCAGGCGTGCGCCGAGGCCGTGGTCTTCCTCGAGAAGTCGGGCGTGGACCTGAAGGCGGCGCTGGACGTCCTGGGCGGCGGGCTCGCCGGCTCGACCGTGCTGGCCCGGAAGAAGGACAACTTCCTCACCCGCGACTTCAAGCCGGGCTTCCGGATCGACCTGCACCACAAGGACATGGGCATCGTCACGGACGCCGCCCGCAACGTCGGCGCGGCCCTGCCCGTCGGCGCGGTGGTCGCCCAGCTGGTCGCGAGCCTGCGCGCGCAGGGCGACGGCGGACTGGACCACTCGGCCCTGCTGCGGGCCGTCGAGCGCCTGTCGGGCGCGCGACTCTGA
- a CDS encoding TIM barrel protein: MGFEDRRFNVNLSILFTELPLLERPAAAAAAGFTAVELWWPWIDSPTPEPSELDALKRAIEDAGVQLTGLNFYAGRLPGPDRGALSLPGEESERFRANIDVAADFAQSLGCRALNALYGNRLDGVDPAEQDTLALENLVLAARAAHRIGAILLVEALNRPESPRYPLVSAPAAIGIVDKVNDATGLGNAKFLMDLYHLSMNGEDLPSVIERYASRTGHVQIADNPGRGAPGTGSLPLEDLLDRLSKAGYDGWVGLEYKPGDRPSAEAFDWLPR; this comes from the coding sequence ATGGGATTCGAAGACCGGCGCTTCAACGTCAACCTGTCGATCCTCTTCACGGAACTCCCGCTCCTGGAGCGCCCCGCGGCCGCCGCCGCGGCCGGCTTCACCGCGGTCGAGCTGTGGTGGCCCTGGATCGACTCCCCCACCCCCGAGCCGTCCGAGCTCGACGCCCTGAAGAGGGCGATCGAGGACGCGGGCGTACAGCTCACGGGCCTCAACTTCTACGCCGGACGGCTCCCGGGCCCCGACCGCGGCGCCCTGTCGCTGCCCGGCGAGGAGTCGGAGCGTTTCCGCGCCAACATCGACGTGGCCGCCGACTTCGCGCAGTCCCTGGGCTGCCGCGCGCTCAACGCGCTGTACGGCAACCGCCTCGACGGCGTGGACCCGGCCGAGCAGGACACCCTGGCACTGGAGAACCTGGTCCTCGCGGCCCGGGCCGCGCACCGGATCGGCGCGATCCTGCTCGTCGAGGCGCTGAACCGGCCCGAGTCGCCCCGTTACCCGCTGGTCAGCGCGCCGGCCGCGATCGGGATCGTCGACAAGGTCAACGACGCCACGGGGCTCGGCAACGCGAAGTTCCTGATGGACCTGTACCACCTGTCGATGAACGGCGAGGACCTGCCGTCGGTGATCGAGCGCTACGCGTCGCGGACCGGCCATGTGCAGATCGCCGACAACCCGGGCCGTGGCGCGCCGGGCACCGGCTCGCTCCCCCTCGAGGACCTCCTCGACCGGCTGAGCAAGGCCGGATACGACGGCTGGGTCGGCCTCGAGTACAAGCCGGGCGACCGTCCGAGCGCCGAGGCCTTCGACTGGCTGCCCCGCTGA
- a CDS encoding helix-turn-helix domain-containing protein: MSTSGDEAFIAAVKPLVDAMGGEMIPPDEAGADDVVLAWEGVDAVAVRLPQLADSLDHILAAMERRKGRPLADLDRKAKQEVVRILEARGAFSVRHGVETVASALGVSRFTVYNYLNREKGA; encoded by the coding sequence GTGAGCACCTCCGGTGACGAGGCCTTCATCGCGGCCGTGAAGCCGCTGGTCGACGCGATGGGCGGGGAGATGATCCCGCCGGACGAGGCCGGCGCCGACGACGTGGTCCTGGCCTGGGAGGGTGTCGACGCCGTCGCGGTGCGCCTGCCCCAGCTCGCCGACTCCCTCGATCACATCCTCGCCGCCATGGAGCGCAGGAAGGGCAGACCGCTCGCCGACCTGGACCGCAAGGCCAAGCAGGAGGTCGTACGGATACTCGAGGCGCGTGGCGCCTTCTCCGTACGGCACGGCGTGGAGACCGTGGCGAGCGCGCTCGGGGTGAGCCGCTTCACGGTCTACAACTACCTCAACCGGGAGAAAGGGGCCTGA
- the uraD gene encoding 2-oxo-4-hydroxy-4-carboxy-5-ureidoimidazoline decarboxylase: MTSTSPPPGLARFNDLEESVARAALHEACASTAWATRLLAARPYATVADLYTVSDTAMADLTVTDLAEAMAGHPPIGRPKPGDPTSAREQRGMAGASAELKAEMLELNLAYQEKFGHVFLICATGRTGEQMRDAVKERIGNAPEQEREIVRVELGKINRIRLARLVEED; the protein is encoded by the coding sequence GTGACTTCGACTTCCCCACCCCCGGGCCTGGCCCGGTTCAACGACCTCGAGGAGTCCGTGGCCCGCGCCGCGCTCCATGAGGCGTGCGCCTCCACGGCGTGGGCCACCCGACTGCTCGCGGCCCGCCCCTACGCCACCGTCGCCGACCTGTACACCGTCAGTGACACCGCCATGGCCGACCTGACCGTCACGGACCTGGCGGAGGCGATGGCCGGGCACCCGCCGATCGGCCGCCCGAAGCCCGGCGACCCGACCTCGGCCCGCGAACAGCGCGGCATGGCCGGCGCCTCCGCGGAGCTCAAGGCCGAGATGCTCGAACTGAACCTGGCCTACCAGGAGAAGTTCGGCCATGTCTTCCTGATCTGCGCCACCGGTCGCACCGGCGAGCAGATGCGCGACGCGGTCAAGGAGCGGATCGGCAACGCGCCGGAGCAGGAACGGGAGATCGTCCGCGTCGAACTGGGCAAGATCAACCGTATCCGCCTCGCCCGACTCGTCGAAGAGGACTGA
- the uraH gene encoding hydroxyisourate hydrolase: protein MSTSSTASVSTHILDTSVGRPAAGVAVHLSARSGRGARHGQGGDWRALGGSATDADGRCRDLPVLPEGTTHVRLDFAVEAYFERSEKKQADAQQDAPANRDSGATEVFFPEVAITFAVVPGEHYHVPLLLNPFGYSVYRGS, encoded by the coding sequence ATGAGCACCAGCAGCACCGCATCGGTGTCCACCCACATCCTGGACACCTCCGTCGGCCGACCCGCCGCGGGAGTCGCCGTCCACCTCTCCGCCCGCTCGGGCCGGGGTGCCCGGCACGGGCAAGGGGGAGACTGGCGGGCGCTCGGCGGTTCCGCGACCGACGCGGACGGCCGGTGCAGGGACCTGCCGGTGCTGCCGGAGGGGACCACCCATGTACGGCTCGACTTCGCCGTGGAGGCGTATTTCGAGCGATCCGAGAAGAAGCAAGCCGATGCGCAGCAGGACGCCCCCGCGAATCGGGACAGCGGTGCCACAGAAGTGTTCTTCCCGGAGGTGGCGATCACCTTCGCCGTCGTGCCCGGCGAGCACTACCACGTACCGCTGCTGCTCAACCCGTTCGGCTACTCCGTTTACCGAGGGAGCTAG
- the pucL gene encoding factor-independent urate hydroxylase, with translation MPTYLGQNQYGKAENRVVKITRDGTTHHIKDLNVSVSLSGDMDEVHYSGSNANVLPTDTTKNTVFAFAKEHGIESAEQFGIHLARHFVTSQEPIRTARIRIEEYSWERIETPGEDEHSFVRQGQETRLAQITYDGSSWEVVSGLKDLTVMNSTNSEFWGYVKDEYTTLPEAYDRILATEVSSRWRFNWSDDAQQAPDWEESYAQVKRHMLLAFAETYSLSLQQTLYAMGARIIDHRGEIDEVRFSLPNKHHFLVDLKPFGLKNDTADGAVYYAADRPYGLIEATVLRDGCEAKIPVDLTNL, from the coding sequence ATGCCCACCTATCTGGGACAGAACCAGTACGGCAAGGCCGAGAACCGAGTCGTCAAGATCACGCGGGACGGCACCACCCACCACATCAAGGACCTCAACGTGTCCGTGTCGCTGAGCGGCGACATGGACGAGGTCCACTACTCCGGCTCGAACGCCAACGTCCTGCCGACCGACACCACCAAGAACACGGTGTTCGCGTTCGCCAAGGAGCACGGCATCGAGTCCGCCGAGCAGTTCGGCATCCACCTCGCCCGTCACTTCGTGACCTCGCAGGAACCGATCAGGACCGCGCGGATCCGCATCGAGGAGTACAGCTGGGAGCGGATCGAGACGCCCGGCGAGGACGAACACTCCTTCGTCCGCCAGGGCCAGGAGACCCGCCTCGCCCAGATCACCTACGACGGCTCCTCCTGGGAGGTCGTCTCCGGGCTCAAGGACCTGACCGTCATGAACTCGACGAACTCCGAGTTCTGGGGCTACGTCAAGGACGAGTACACGACCCTGCCCGAGGCGTACGACCGCATCCTGGCGACCGAGGTGTCCAGCCGCTGGCGCTTCAACTGGTCCGACGACGCCCAGCAGGCGCCGGACTGGGAGGAGTCGTACGCCCAGGTCAAGCGGCACATGCTGCTGGCCTTCGCGGAGACGTACTCCCTCTCCCTCCAGCAGACCCTGTACGCCATGGGCGCGCGGATCATCGACCACCGGGGCGAGATCGACGAGGTCCGCTTCTCGCTTCCCAACAAGCACCACTTCCTGGTGGACCTGAAGCCGTTCGGACTGAAGAACGACACCGCCGACGGAGCCGTCTACTACGCCGCCGACCGTCCCTACGGCCTGATCGAGGCCACTGTTCTGCGGGACGGCTGCGAGGCGAAGATCCCGGTGGACCTCACCAACCTCTGA